The Bos indicus x Bos taurus breed Angus x Brahman F1 hybrid chromosome 3, Bos_hybrid_MaternalHap_v2.0, whole genome shotgun sequence genome segment CTCATCAGACTGCTGAAGGACCTGAGGATTCGTTTTCCTGGCTTTGAGCCCCTCACTCCTTGGATACTTGACCTACTTGTAAGTAATGAAGGGCAACTGGAATTCCTGATCCACCCTATGAATCAGTAGGTAGTCGAAACCTACCATAAAATGAAACTTGGTACAGATTAAAAGAAATCTTGGAGGAATggaggaaccaaaaaaaaaaaaaaggaaatctcatTAGTGGACAAGGACAAGTAATCCAATAAAGATTCAATGTTTATTATTTCTTGGGCTTTTGGAGTATTCAATTAAATGGGTAGTTATTACTGCTCCTTTATCTTTTTCATTACTGTTATTAATGTAAAGGAGAGAAATTACTGAATGAGCAGTCATTTCAAAACTGCTTCTTGAACATGAAAGTTTTCTTCATGAtggtttaaagttttaatttgtttGAAGATAGGACTGCCGCTTTATGGCACACTTAGCAGATTTTCTTACAGGGACACTATGCCGTGATGAACAACCCCACCAGACAGCCTTTGGCCCTGAACGTGGCATACAGGTATAGCATGCTGCTCTGGGCTTGGGGTTTGACTGTAAGTTGTCTTGTGTGTTCTTCTAATACCTCTCCATGTTTCAGACGATGCTTGCAGATTCTGGCTGCAGGACTGTTCCTGCCAGGGTCGGTGGGTATCACAGACCCCTGTGAGAGTGGCAACTTCAGAGTACACACAGTCATGACTCTGGAACAGCAGGTATTGGTGCAGCTCTGAAATGGTCCGTTGTGCCCCCCTCTTGAATATCCCGtgtcagaaagcaaaggaaatgtgATCTTAGTGGTCAGAGATTTGGGGGTTCTCACAAATTTTGgttttgaaattaaaagttttcttcatctgtcatGAAAATGAGAAGGTATTTTGATTCTCCTTGCTAATTTACTCTTACTTTGATCTCCCTCAGGATATGGTCTGCTACACAGCTCAGACTCTGGTCCGAATCCTCTCACATGGTGGCTTTAGGAAGATCCTTGGCCAGGAGGGTGATGCCAGCTGTGAGTGGCCACTGTGGGACAGGGTCCATTATGATGCTCTGATCCACAGAGTAACTCCACTCAGTGGTCTCCATGTTTCCTCTGTGTAGGTCATGACTTGCATGTGGGCTGCTTGTCAAGTCACCTTTTTTCTCTTCTAGATCTTGCTTCTGAAATATCTACCTGGGATGGAGTGATAGTGACACCTTCAGAAAAGGCTTATgagaagccaccagagaagaaggaaggagaggaagaggaggagaataCAGAAGAGCCACCtcaaggagaggaagaggaaagcaTGGAAACTCAAGAGTGACCTCCGTATCTCTTCACCGCCCCCTTTCTTACCCAAGGGGAAGGCTGGAGTCTAAGCTGACTGCTACTCGGCTTTATGTGGTGGCATTTCTGAGGGAGTAAGGGAGACAGGAAGATTTAAAGAAAGACTCTCTAGAAGGAAGTGTCATTCCACTGGGTTCTGAAACTGTCTTAGTAATCAGAAGTCTCCCGTTTATGACCTGTGCCATCCATCTACAGTGAAGCAAGATACCAACTTTTCTTCCTAATATTCTAGAATCCCCAGCTCCTGAAACCTCTCTCAGCCAGTACTTTGTTGTTGAAATGTTGTGAActgtgtttggatttttttttttttttctaagaaaaaagattaaagtaCTTCCTAGTAGGGCTCTTGGTACTGTTTTTCCTTGGCATCTGGCAATCGTTTTGCTTCCATTTACTTTCTGTACTCTTCACTGAAAATGATACTTGAGTTTTTTCATTGTGAATGCTAGATCTCAATTTGAAGCTATATTTGAATTAATGTAGAAGACTCTTGGAACACTTCCATATACCAGAGTAAACTGGAATACCATTTATgcatttattgaatgaaatatTTCTAGTAACACTGCTACAGTAGTCAAGCCAGTGCAGTCAACAAAAGGGGGTAGATTGGTTATTCACCTTGACTTTGCCTGTCCTTTCCTCTCAATCCTGAGCGTAAACAAAGGAAAACTGGAAGTCACAGAGGACATTCTGCCCAGGTCCAACGACCTGGCATGTAACAGGAAGCCCCTCCCTTGTtaatgaggctcagagatggtACAGGAAGTGGGCCTTGACACAGcttagaaaaaaaatgcagaagccTCAACTCATTCCTGGAAGTAAGAGCCATAATAAATCCTTTGGGATCCTGAGTCCTGCTGTACACAGGTTTCTTTGGGCCCCACATAAATGGGTAAGACTCTGAAGTGTTTCAAACAAACCACAGGGCTCCCTTTTTGATGTCCCAACACCTACAGGGAGTCCTAGAGGAAACAGGCAGCTGGGGAATAGTAGTCGTGCTACACTGGGGCCGTGGGCCGTCTTCTGGCCTGTTACTTGCTTGGGGAACCAGAGGGGTATACTCCTGAATCCAACATTGCTCTCCTTCGGGCTGTTTCCTTGGCCACGCTGTGGTTTAGCCTTCTCAGCCGTTCCTGCAAAACAAGATTTGGAATCAGAAAACTGCCCTGTCAAAGGATTTAGAGCTTGCTGTCAACCAGATGCTGGAAAATATCTTAGGCTTGCTTCATTCATCTCAAGGTTAAGAACAGTAAGTTTTAGTTGACAACTCCCTTTCCCCAAAGACTAAAAATGACGGTGACTTTCATTGTGTTGGGGACTTTATGACCTTTTGAAAACTGGAAAGTACCTTGAATTACTGTTGGTAGGAAACTCCTTTACCTGGGCATTCTGTAGGATGTTATTGACCAAGACGACTCGTCGTCGCGCATTAAGGAGCTTCTTCACATAGGGGTCGAGATCCAGGGCCACTTTCTGATCCTCATTGATACGGCACAGTTCTGGGAGACGGAAGGAAGAGGCAACTAAACACCTAATGGCCTTGTTCTTGGAACGAGTAAGCTAGTAAATGTTATGGAAAACACTCTTTACCACATGGATACTGTCACTAGAAACTTAGGAGTCAGTCAGCAGCCCTAGAAGCAAGTGAGAGAAACCCAGCCCAAGACGTTAGCAAAACAAGGTACTGAAGTCAGCTGTAGGATCCTGGGTATACAGGGATGCTTACTCACCGGTGGCTAGGTTGTCAATTTGTTCCCGGAGCTCTACTTGGCTCTCTCTGCAAAGAGGTACGAGGCCTACACGGTCAGACAGTTAATGGAATAAAAAACCTCCCCTATGTGTTTCCCAAGTGCTTAGAGAAGCCAGCTTCTGCCTCCACCTGCACGCCCTCCCGCCAGTCGGCCCCGCCTCCAATCTGTTTCCCCGCTTCTAGTCCCACCAGAACGCTAGCGAACTCATCTTGTCTCCGCCCTTTCTTGGTCCCGC includes the following:
- the SNAPIN gene encoding SNARE-associated protein Snapin — translated: MAGAGSAAVSGAGTPVAGPAGRDLFAEGLLEFLRPAVQQLDSHVHAVRESQVELREQIDNLATELCRINEDQKVALDLDPYVKKLLNARRRVVLVNNILQNAQERLRRLNHSVAKETARRRAMLDSGVYPSGSPSK